The proteins below are encoded in one region of Antennarius striatus isolate MH-2024 chromosome 7, ASM4005453v1, whole genome shotgun sequence:
- the scly gene encoding selenocysteine lyase isoform X1 has protein sequence MCSPQGVIMDERGDDVTSRKGHTFTGQTFQHYSEMNPDRIYMDYNATTPLEPEVIQSISEALQDAWGNPSSSYIAGAKAKAVINQSRENVARMIGGKAEDIIFTSGGTEANNMVLHTAIEHFRRSCKAAEESDEHQIVWGGLPHIITSNVEHDSVKLAAENLQREGKADVTFVHVSKVTAKVEVEDIVAMVCPNTCLISVMLANNETGVIMPVREICQRIKSLNKRRKCLRILLHTDAAQALGKIPVDARELEVDYLTIVGHKFYAPRIGALYVNRPGTRTPLYPMLFGGGQERNFRPGTENTPMIAGLGKAAELVTLNLSDYENHMQGIKLYLEERLQAAFKDKIRFNSRYPGSNILPNTCNVSILGPALQGWRVLSNCTRLLASVGAACHSDKGNRPSHILLSCGVPSEVAANALRLSVGRGTTKADVDAVVEDLRQTVGLLEEMD, from the exons ATGTGTTCACCACAGGG GGTTATAATGGACGAACGGGGTGATGACGTCACATCTAGGAAGGGCCACACCTTCACTGGCCAGACCTTCCAACACTATTCAGAAATGAATCCAGACAG GATCTACATGGACTACAACGCCACTACTCCACTGGAGCCAGAAGTAATCCAGTCCATCTCTGAAGCCCTCCAGGACGCCTGGGGAAACCCAAGTAGCAGTTACATAGCAG gCGCTAAAGCTAAGGCTGTGATCAATCAGTCCAGGGAGAATGTAGCGAGAATGATCGGAGGTAAAGCTGAAGACATCATTTTCACATCAGGTGGAACAGAG GCTAATAACATGGTGCTCCACACTGCTATAGAGCACTTCAGGAGAAGCTGCAAGGCTGCAGAGGAAAGTGATGAGCATCAGATTGTATGGGGCGGCCTTCCTCACATCATCACCTCTAATGTGGAGCATGACTCAGTCAAACTAGCAGCTGAGAACCTGCAGAGGGAGGGCAAGGCAG ATGTGACTTTTGTGCATGTGTCTAAGGTGACTGCAAAGGTGGAGGTTGAAGACATCGTTGCTATGGTGTGTCCCAACACTTGCCTCATCTCCGTCATGCTGGCTAACAATGAGACAGGAGTCATCATG CCAGTCCGGGAGATCTGCCAGAGGATAAAGTCTCTCAACAAGCGGAGGAAGTGTCTCCGGATCCTGCTCCACACTGATGCTGCTCAGGCTCTTGGGAAAATTCCAGTGGATGCTCGTGAATTAGAAGTGGATTATCTCACCATAGTGGGACACAAG TTCTACGCCCCGCGGATTGGTGCGTTGTATGTGAACAGACCCGGGACGAGGACGCCGTTGTATCCAATGCTGTTTGGAGGGGGACAGGAGAGAAACTTCAGACCGGG CACAGAGAACACACCAATGATTGCAGGTCTAGGAAAG GCTGCAGAGCTGGTGACCTTGAATCTGTCTGATTATGAGAACCACATGCAAGGCATCAAACTTTACCTGGAGGAACGGCTGCAG GCTGCCTTTAAAGACAAGATCCGCTTCAACAGCCGCTACCCAGGCTCTAATATCCTCCCTAACACATGTAACGTGTCCATCCTGGGCCCAGCATTAcaag GCTGGAGGGTGTTGTCCAACTGCACGAGGCTACTGGCTAGCGTTGGCGCCGCCTGCCACTCAGACAAAGGAAACAG GCCCTCACATATCCTCCTGAGCTGCGGGGTGCCCTCAGAGGTAGCGGCTAACGCCCTGAGACTGAGCGTGGGACGGGGGACAACCAAAGCGGATGTGGATGCAGTGGTGGAGGACCTGAGGCAAACTGTTGGCCTGCTGGAGGAAATGGACTGA
- the scly gene encoding selenocysteine lyase isoform X2: MDERGDDVTSRKGHTFTGQTFQHYSEMNPDRIYMDYNATTPLEPEVIQSISEALQDAWGNPSSSYIAGAKAKAVINQSRENVARMIGGKAEDIIFTSGGTEANNMVLHTAIEHFRRSCKAAEESDEHQIVWGGLPHIITSNVEHDSVKLAAENLQREGKADVTFVHVSKVTAKVEVEDIVAMVCPNTCLISVMLANNETGVIMPVREICQRIKSLNKRRKCLRILLHTDAAQALGKIPVDARELEVDYLTIVGHKFYAPRIGALYVNRPGTRTPLYPMLFGGGQERNFRPGTENTPMIAGLGKAAELVTLNLSDYENHMQGIKLYLEERLQAAFKDKIRFNSRYPGSNILPNTCNVSILGPALQGWRVLSNCTRLLASVGAACHSDKGNRPSHILLSCGVPSEVAANALRLSVGRGTTKADVDAVVEDLRQTVGLLEEMD, translated from the exons ATGGACGAACGGGGTGATGACGTCACATCTAGGAAGGGCCACACCTTCACTGGCCAGACCTTCCAACACTATTCAGAAATGAATCCAGACAG GATCTACATGGACTACAACGCCACTACTCCACTGGAGCCAGAAGTAATCCAGTCCATCTCTGAAGCCCTCCAGGACGCCTGGGGAAACCCAAGTAGCAGTTACATAGCAG gCGCTAAAGCTAAGGCTGTGATCAATCAGTCCAGGGAGAATGTAGCGAGAATGATCGGAGGTAAAGCTGAAGACATCATTTTCACATCAGGTGGAACAGAG GCTAATAACATGGTGCTCCACACTGCTATAGAGCACTTCAGGAGAAGCTGCAAGGCTGCAGAGGAAAGTGATGAGCATCAGATTGTATGGGGCGGCCTTCCTCACATCATCACCTCTAATGTGGAGCATGACTCAGTCAAACTAGCAGCTGAGAACCTGCAGAGGGAGGGCAAGGCAG ATGTGACTTTTGTGCATGTGTCTAAGGTGACTGCAAAGGTGGAGGTTGAAGACATCGTTGCTATGGTGTGTCCCAACACTTGCCTCATCTCCGTCATGCTGGCTAACAATGAGACAGGAGTCATCATG CCAGTCCGGGAGATCTGCCAGAGGATAAAGTCTCTCAACAAGCGGAGGAAGTGTCTCCGGATCCTGCTCCACACTGATGCTGCTCAGGCTCTTGGGAAAATTCCAGTGGATGCTCGTGAATTAGAAGTGGATTATCTCACCATAGTGGGACACAAG TTCTACGCCCCGCGGATTGGTGCGTTGTATGTGAACAGACCCGGGACGAGGACGCCGTTGTATCCAATGCTGTTTGGAGGGGGACAGGAGAGAAACTTCAGACCGGG CACAGAGAACACACCAATGATTGCAGGTCTAGGAAAG GCTGCAGAGCTGGTGACCTTGAATCTGTCTGATTATGAGAACCACATGCAAGGCATCAAACTTTACCTGGAGGAACGGCTGCAG GCTGCCTTTAAAGACAAGATCCGCTTCAACAGCCGCTACCCAGGCTCTAATATCCTCCCTAACACATGTAACGTGTCCATCCTGGGCCCAGCATTAcaag GCTGGAGGGTGTTGTCCAACTGCACGAGGCTACTGGCTAGCGTTGGCGCCGCCTGCCACTCAGACAAAGGAAACAG GCCCTCACATATCCTCCTGAGCTGCGGGGTGCCCTCAGAGGTAGCGGCTAACGCCCTGAGACTGAGCGTGGGACGGGGGACAACCAAAGCGGATGTGGATGCAGTGGTGGAGGACCTGAGGCAAACTGTTGGCCTGCTGGAGGAAATGGACTGA